In Desulfovibrio inopinatus DSM 10711, the following proteins share a genomic window:
- a CDS encoding XTP/dITP diphosphatase, producing the protein MTAHTIVLATRNNGKIAEIEALLSDFNVVVKGLGDYPEIGEIPETGTTFAENARIKACAVAQATGLVALADDSGLVVDALDGAPGVYSARFAGETASDDDNNTKLLNELKNVPDDQRQARFVCVLCACRPDGETLFAEGFWEGEILRDLRGTNGFGYDPLFYDPAAQKASAEMTRDEKSSRSHRGQALAALKTQWLTFFV; encoded by the coding sequence ATGACAGCGCATACCATCGTGCTCGCGACTCGAAATAACGGAAAAATCGCTGAAATTGAGGCGCTCTTGTCCGATTTCAACGTTGTCGTCAAAGGCCTTGGCGACTATCCTGAAATCGGTGAAATTCCAGAAACGGGCACAACGTTTGCTGAAAATGCCCGAATCAAAGCGTGTGCCGTCGCCCAAGCCACCGGCCTCGTGGCTTTAGCCGACGATTCCGGACTGGTTGTCGATGCCTTGGACGGAGCACCAGGAGTCTATTCCGCTCGATTTGCCGGCGAAACGGCATCCGACGATGACAACAATACGAAACTTCTCAACGAGTTGAAAAACGTTCCCGATGACCAACGCCAAGCCCGTTTTGTTTGCGTGCTTTGTGCGTGTCGCCCTGATGGAGAAACGCTCTTTGCAGAAGGCTTCTGGGAAGGCGAAATTTTACGCGATCTGCGTGGCACGAATGGTTTCGGCTACGACCCGCTCTTTTACGATCCAGCAGCCCAAAAAGCCTCCGCCGAAATGACTCGAGACGAAAAATCGAGTCGAAGCCATCGTGGACAGGCTCTCGCTGCACTCAAAACACAATGGCTGACATTTTTCGTCTAA
- a CDS encoding two-component system sensor histidine kinase NtrB has product MTNEKTQKKEYRVGIVGDGLLTRAMLEILWKERPGGVFNKVRVVGIVIPNAQAPNIDMLRLDVPVYTSKEDLLACHPDLDILFDLEMDKSGTVGHAGVSLIDQNAVTFLTELFDDEPVAESCQIDFSRTRTLLDTIVDEIKDEIILLDPKGLIMDLNKVAYSRTGKDRNDFYGRYIWEAFDAFPNFCTLPRDDVQLWSAVAHDQRGEEVQSQVDPDGRMLYFKVFAYPVKNTSGELGNIVILRRDITQRTFMEHRLQKAERLAAIGELSTFIAHEIRNPLFAIAGFANSLLRSNTLVDKDREKVGIIIEESNRLDKILKSIINFARPTQGTTGEVELATLIKSTMDIMSMSCKKQDIEVFVELPDKIPNVKGDAELLRQSLINLIKNSMEAMPDGGTIIVSVTTQRDMVRVTVKDTGRGIEPDHLDQVFNPFFSTKDQGSGLGLPMIKKILDDIGGGIDVKSRVGEGTTITLTLPPYFAVPGKKTI; this is encoded by the coding sequence ATGACGAACGAAAAGACACAGAAGAAAGAATATCGGGTCGGCATCGTCGGAGACGGACTCTTAACCCGAGCCATGCTCGAAATCCTGTGGAAAGAACGTCCCGGTGGAGTCTTCAACAAAGTACGAGTGGTTGGGATTGTCATCCCCAACGCTCAAGCACCTAATATCGACATGCTTCGCTTGGACGTGCCCGTATATACTTCCAAAGAAGATCTTCTTGCCTGTCATCCCGATCTCGACATCCTTTTTGATCTCGAGATGGATAAATCAGGAACCGTGGGACATGCCGGAGTCAGCCTCATAGATCAAAATGCCGTCACCTTCCTCACTGAACTCTTCGATGACGAGCCCGTAGCCGAATCTTGCCAAATCGACTTTTCTCGCACCCGCACACTTCTCGACACCATTGTTGATGAAATAAAAGACGAGATTATCCTTCTTGATCCCAAAGGTCTCATCATGGACCTCAACAAGGTGGCGTATTCGCGTACAGGAAAAGATCGCAACGATTTCTATGGCAGATACATATGGGAAGCGTTCGACGCATTTCCCAATTTCTGCACGTTACCGCGCGATGATGTCCAACTTTGGAGTGCTGTGGCCCATGATCAACGTGGCGAGGAAGTCCAAAGCCAAGTCGATCCTGACGGGCGCATGCTCTATTTCAAAGTCTTTGCGTATCCGGTCAAAAACACATCGGGTGAACTCGGCAATATTGTCATCCTCCGCCGCGACATCACCCAACGGACGTTTATGGAGCATCGGTTGCAAAAAGCGGAACGCCTCGCCGCCATTGGAGAACTCTCGACATTCATCGCCCATGAAATTCGAAATCCCTTGTTCGCCATTGCCGGATTTGCCAACTCACTTTTGCGAAGCAATACCCTCGTCGATAAAGACCGTGAAAAGGTCGGCATCATCATAGAAGAATCAAATCGACTGGACAAAATCCTTAAAAGCATTATCAATTTCGCTCGTCCGACCCAAGGCACCACAGGAGAAGTCGAACTTGCCACGCTCATTAAATCCACAATGGATATCATGAGCATGTCATGTAAAAAACAAGACATCGAAGTATTTGTCGAACTTCCCGACAAAATTCCCAATGTTAAAGGGGATGCGGAACTTCTCCGGCAATCGCTTATCAACCTTATCAAAAATTCCATGGAAGCCATGCCCGATGGCGGAACCATTATTGTTTCCGTCACGACTCAACGGGATATGGTGCGAGTTACCGTCAAAGATACAGGTCGAGGCATTGAACCTGACCACCTCGATCAAGTCTTCAATCCATTCTTCAGCACCAAAGATCAAGGGTCCGGTCTCGGATTGCCCATGATCAAAAAAATCCTCGACGATATTGGTGGAGGAATCGACGTGAAAAGCCGCGTCGGTGAAGGAACAACCATTACCTTGACCTTGCCACCGTATTTCGCCGTTCCCGGGAAGAAAACAATATGA
- a CDS encoding transposase → MARMIRLLVEDRPTIYHVMSRTALDGYPLGAVEKDYLLSSFKRFSALYFAEILGFCIMGNHFHLLVRMMPAEMIDDNEMDRRIRHAFGPDAVIAPALRERLRLKWSRLSEFMREIKQTFSRFYNARHHRRGYFWGDRFKSVIIEDGRTTIHCLAYIDLNPIRAGLVRRPEDYRWCSIGYHLQSNNADAFLSTDFGLEDDHRNTRDRLRLYRRFLYEHGQEASPKGPGISTRLVEESAKSGYEYSVTDRLRLRSRWFTDSGILGSQAFITELIQKFDCIKNRVKSPKEIDGLDFFALKRFNESQ, encoded by the coding sequence ATGGCACGAATGATACGACTTCTTGTCGAAGACAGACCCACCATTTATCATGTCATGTCGCGGACTGCTCTTGACGGATATCCACTCGGTGCTGTGGAAAAAGACTATCTACTGAGCTCTTTCAAACGATTTTCTGCGCTTTATTTTGCCGAAATTTTAGGCTTTTGCATCATGGGTAATCATTTTCATCTGCTCGTACGCATGATGCCAGCCGAGATGATTGACGACAACGAGATGGATCGCCGTATTCGTCATGCTTTTGGCCCCGATGCTGTGATAGCTCCTGCTCTTCGAGAGCGACTTCGGCTTAAATGGTCGCGTCTTTCCGAATTCATGCGAGAAATAAAGCAAACATTTTCACGTTTCTACAATGCCAGGCATCATCGTCGTGGATATTTTTGGGGCGACCGCTTCAAAAGTGTGATTATTGAGGACGGTCGAACAACCATCCATTGCTTAGCCTATATCGATCTCAACCCCATACGTGCTGGCCTCGTTCGTCGACCTGAAGATTACCGATGGTGTTCCATTGGCTATCACCTTCAATCCAACAACGCCGATGCGTTTCTTTCCACCGATTTCGGGTTGGAGGACGATCACCGCAACACGCGAGATCGTTTACGTCTCTATCGACGCTTTCTCTATGAACATGGTCAGGAGGCTTCACCCAAAGGGCCGGGGATTTCAACTCGTCTTGTCGAAGAATCGGCCAAATCCGGATACGAATACTCCGTCACCGACCGTCTTCGTCTCCGATCCCGTTGGTTTACAGACAGCGGTATTCTCGGATCACAAGCCTTTATCACCGAACTCATCCAAAAATTCGATTGTATTAAAAATCGAGTCAAGTCCCCCAAGGAGATTGATGGACTTGACTTTTTCGCACTCAAACGATTCAACGAATCACAGTGA